Proteins from one Nicotiana tabacum cultivar K326 chromosome 23, ASM71507v2, whole genome shotgun sequence genomic window:
- the LOC107765361 gene encoding cyclin-B2-4-like, whose product MWPFYVALLESNAANKFPPVPIHRPITRKLAAQIASKQQQPAVEVTKPPVLVAPNRNGSEDCIIIDAEEYKAAGYSSVPMFVQHSEAMMEEIDRMVNSDMICISLLLIVFVDNH is encoded by the exons ATGTGGCCTTTTTATGTCGCTCTACTTGAGTCTAATGCTGCTAACAAATTCCCTCCTGTTCCGATTCATCGTCCAATcacaag GAAGTTAGCTGCACAAATCGCAAGCAAACAGCAGCAACCTGCAGTCGAG GTAACAAAGCCACCAGTCCTAGTGGCACCAAATAGAAATGGATCAGAAGACTGCATTATAATCGATGCTGAAGAATACAAGGCCGCTGGCTATTCTTCCGTGCCAATGTTTGTGCAACATAGTGAAGCAATGATGGAGGAAATTGATAGGATGGTAAATTCTGACATGATTTGTATATCTTTGCTTCTGATTGTTTTTGTGGACAACCATTGA